A genome region from Glycine max cultivar Williams 82 chromosome 5, Glycine_max_v4.0, whole genome shotgun sequence includes the following:
- the LOC100793773 gene encoding probable pectinesterase 53 yields MSNLHFIFYGLVVILLLQNPSATQCHTKGIQPKPGNGLSTNMTRVEFSEQQFMKWVKFVGGLKHSVFRTANNKLFPSHTLHVSKKHGKGGFSSIQAAIDSLPFINVVRVVIKVHAGVYTEKVNISPFKSFITIQGEGADKTIVQWGDTAQSQPLGTYGSATFAVNSAYFIAKNITFKNTAPIPAPGAVGKQGVALRISADTAVFQGCKFLGAQDTLYDHIGRHYYKDCYIEGSVDFIFGNALSLFEGCHVHAIAQLTGALTAQGRSSLLEDTGFSFVHCKVTGSGALYLGRAWGPFSRVVFAYTYMDNIIIPKGWYNWGDPNREMTVFYGQYKCTGPGASYAGRVSWSRELTDEEAKPFISLSYIDGSEWINLSL; encoded by the exons ATGTCaaatttgcattttattttctatggttTAGTAGTTATTCTTCTTCTACAAAATCCCAGTGCAACACAATGCCATACCAAGGGAATTCAGCCTAAGCCAGGGAATGGATTATCTACCAACATGACCAGAGTCGAATTTTCAGAACAACAGTTCATGAAATGGGTGAAATTTGTAGGTGGCCTCAAACATTCTGTCTTTAGGACAGCAAATAATAAGCTTTTTCCTTCTCACACTTTGCACGTTTCTAAGAAGCATGGTAAAGGAGGTTTTTCGTCAATTCAAGCAGCCATTGATTCCCTTCCATTCATCAATGTAGTGAGAGTGGTAATTAAGGTTCATGCAGGGGTTTACAC TGAGAAAGTGAACATTTCTCCTTTCAAATCCTTCATAACAATACAAGGAGAAGGAGCAGATAAGACCATTGTTCAATGGGGTGACACTGCTCAAAGCCAGCCATTAGGAACCTATGGTTCTGCAACATTTGCTGTGAATTCAGCTTATTTCATAGCCAAGAACATCACATTCAAA AACACTGCCCCAATTCCAGCACCAGGAGCAGTTGGAAAGCAGGGAGTGGCATTGAGAATTTCAGCAGACACAGCAGTATTCCAAGGTTGCAAATTCTTAGGAGCACAGGACACACTCTATGATCATATTGGTAGGCATTACTATAAGGATTGCTACATTGAAGGCTCTGTTGATTTCATATTTGGCAACGCTCTGTCTCTCTTTGAG GGATGTCACGTGCATGCCATAGCACAACTTACAGGGGCCTTAACAGCGCAAGGAAGGAGCAGTTTATTAGAAGACACGGGTTTCTCGTTTGTTCACTGTAAGGTCACGGGCTCAGGGGCACTTTACCTTGGAAGGGCTTGGGGTCCCTTTTCTCGCGTTGTCTTTGCTTACACTTACATGGACAACATCATCATTCCCAAAGGCTGGTATAACTGGGGCGACCCTAACCGTGAAat GACTGTATTCTATGGACAGTACAAATGCACAGGACCAGGAGCAAGCTACGCGGGGAGAGTATCATGGTCAAGGGAGCTCACTGATGAGGAAGCTAAGCCTTTTATTTCACTTAGCTATATTGATGGCTCTGAATGGATCAATCTCTCTCTTTGA
- the IQD16 gene encoding protein IQ-DOMAIN 14: protein MGRAIRWLKGLFGIRTDRERKENSNHSDRDSRGLCHNPTTIPPNISPAEAAWLQSFYSETEKEQNKHAIAVAAATAAAADAAVTAAQAAVAVVRLTSHGNGRDTMFGGGGQERLAVVKIQTFFRGYLARKALRALKGLVKLQALVRGYLVRKQAAATLHSMQALIRAQATVRSKKSHGLSSTKNEAHLFQTQARRSMERFDDIKSEYIAPIHSRRLSSSFDATMNNANSVDGSPKIVEVDTGSGRPKSRSRRSNTSMSDFGDDPSFQALPSPLPFAHLSIPSHRNYHDSEWGLTREECRFSTAQSTPRFTNSCSCGSVVVAPMSMTPKSVCTENFFYGQYHNFPNYMASTQSFKAKLRSHSAPKQRPDXXXXXXXXXXXXXXXXXXXXXXXXXXXXXXXXXXSPQSSMHDKWPFFFTLLVIVLCVSAPHDWQFENI, encoded by the exons ATGGGCAGAGCCATAAGGTGGTTGAAGGGGTTGTTTGGGATAAGGACAGACAGAGAGCGCAAAGAGAATTCAAATCACTCAGACAGAGATTCCAGAGGTTTATGTCATAATCCAACCACAATTCCACCCAATATTTCACCTGCAGAGGCCGCTTGGTTGCAATCCTTCTActcagaaactgagaaggagcAGAACAAGCATGCTATTGCAGTTGCTGCAGCCACTGCAGCAGCCGCAGATGCTGCAGTGACTGCGGCTCAGGCTGCCGTGGCAGTGGTTAGACTAACCAGCCACGGCAATGGCAGAGACACCATGTTTGGTGGTGGTGGACAAGAAAGGTTGGCTGTTGTCAAGATTCAAACTTTCTTTAGAGGATACTTG GCAAGGAAGGCACTGAGAGCCTTAAAAGGATTGGTCAAGTTACAAGCACTTGTGAGAGGGTACTTGGTGCGGAAGCAAGCAGCAGCAACCCTGCATAGTATGCAGGCTCTAATTAGAGCTCAAGCAACAGTAAGGTCTAAGAAATCTCACGGACTCAGCAGCACAAAGAATGAAGCACATTTGTTTCAAACACAAGCACGAAGATCCATG GAGAGATTTGATGACATAAAGAGTGAGTACATAGCTCCCATCCACAGCAGAAGGCTATCATCTTCTTTTGATGCCACAATGAATAATGCAAACAGTGTTGATGGGAGCCCCAAAATAGTGGAAGTGGACACTGGCAGTGGCAGGCCAAAGTCAAGGTCTCGCAGGAGCAACACCTCAATGTCAGATTTTGGCGATGACCCATCATTTCAGGCACTTCCTTCTCCTCTTCCATTTGCTCATTTGTCCATACCAAGCCACAGGAACTACCACGACTCAGAATGGGGCTTAACAAGAGAAGAGTGCAGATTCTCCACAGCGCAAAGCACTCCACGATTTACCAACTCTTGTAGCTGTGGATCTGTTGTTGTTGCACCTATGAGTATGACACCTAAAAGTGTTTGCACCGAGAACTTCTTCTATGGCCAGTATCACAATTTTCCAAACTACATGGCCAGCACTCAGTCTTTCAAGGCCAAATTGAGGTCTCATAGTGCTCCAAAGCAACGCCCCGATCNNNNNNNNNNNNNNNNNNNNNNNNNNNNNNNNNNNNNNNNNNNNNNNNNNNNNNNNNNNNNNNNNNNNNNNNNNNNNNNNNNNNNNNNNNNNNNNNNNNNCAGCCCACAAAGTAGTATGCATGATAAGTGGCCTTTCTTTTTCACATTGTTAGTAATAGTTCTGTGTGTTTCTGCGCCCCATGATTGGCAATTTGAGAACATATAG
- the LOC102668863 gene encoding low affinity sulfate transporter 3, whose product MSNLMNVDTSGILILEELHKRLLSRGVQLAMVNPRWLVIHKLKVAHFVDKIGRQWVFLTVAEAVDAFNYKKWVMLFLSKYRLS is encoded by the exons ATGAGCA ACCTGATGAATGTTGATACTTCTGGGATTCTAATACTGGAGGAACTGCACAAGAGGTTGCTCTCGCGTGGCGTACAA TTGGCTATGGTGAACCCAAGGTGGCTAGTGATTCACAAGCTCAAAGTGGCACATTTTGTGGATAAAATCGGAAGGCAGTGGGTTTTCCTTACTGTTGCTGAAGCCGTAGatgcatttaattataaaaagtggGTTATGCTTTTCTTATCTAAATATAGACTTTCGTGA